The genomic stretch CAGCGAAAACTTATGACAATTTCACAAACAGAACAGGAACTGGCTTGCAATGGAGGACAAGGGGCTGCATTTGAGGTATGTATTAATGATTAGCAAAATTTCCTTTGCTTTTGCTCAAACTTCAAGAGTTATTGGGTGATGGTCTAATGTATTCTCTCTCACTCAAAGAAAAGGTTCTTTGGAGATGAAAAAAGGGGGATATTCTTTTTGAGCGGTGCTGGCGGTGcaatgttttttaatttattttaagctCTAAATATTAATGCATGTTTCTTTGTATGGTtatgataaattataaaattcaactATAGTAGTTTGCTCATTTCAGTGCTACCATTCATCTCAAAGGATATTTTATCTTGTAATTATTCTGTTCGTTGCCTTAATAAGCTTCATATTGTTTTCATGGAGAGTTGATTTGTTAATGGGGTAAAAATTTATTCTGTTCTCGGTACATCGTTCTGCAATCGGGGACTCCTTTCCCTTGGCCAACAACCCATGCTTACACCAGCAGATTACAAGATACATAAAGCAATTTTTTTAGTGTCTTATTATCTTCCCCCAATATTTTTTCTCGATGTTTCTAATTGTTATCATATGTACTGGCAATGGCTTTGGAGTTTAGACTAACAAAAGTGACAATTTCTGTCTCAATGTACTATCTTCAGGCAGTGACAAATCTACTAAATGATGATAGCATATCAGATGTGGACCGGCTGCGTTTAGTCATGCTATATGCTTTGCGATATGAGAAGGATAGCCCTGTTCAGTTAATGCAGCTTTTCAACAAACTGGCTTCCCGATCTGCCAAGTATAAATCTGGGGTAAATTAATCTATGATGTTGCTTTCTTCTTGAATCCTTTTATCCTCAGGCATGATTGCCTGTCCTTAATCTTTTAGTGGATGTTGTCCATGTTTTAAACCTTGGAGAAGTAGTGTGTTTGGTAAAGTCAATTTTGGGTCATATTGTCATTTTATATCCTTGGTTTTGGATTCCAGAGAATAGAAATATATGTTAACTAGATTAAATTGCGAAGAACTGCAAATAGATGGAAAGTACCTCTTTACAAATAAATAATGTGGCTATGCATGCCTGCAATAGTTGCTGATATCGATATTTTGTTTTTGACACAACAGCTCGTCCAGTTTCTTTTAAAGCAAGCAGGTGTTGACAAGAGAACTGGTGATCTTTTTGGAAATCGAGATCTAATGAATATTGCCCGTAATATGGCCCGTGGGTTGAAGGTATGCACAGAAGTATTATGATTACCATACCCTATCTTTGATAGATTAAGTTCAACTCTAAACAACTTCTGTTTTGAGATTTGCTGCAGGGTGTTGAGAATGTGTATACCCAGCACCAACCCCTTCTTTTCCAAACCATGGAAAGCATCGTCAAAGGACGGCTGAGAGATGTGGACTACCCATTTGTTGGAAATCACTTTCAACAAGGAAGGTTTGTTGCTAATCTAGCAGTTGTATTTTCTTTGTGAATTTCTAGAAGTCACACACAATAGAATTGTGGAATAGTAtgagtttttatatttaatgattACATGACAATTGACATGCAGGCCACAAGAAGTAATCATCTTCATTGTTGGTGGGACAACTTATGAGGAGTCAAGATGTGTTGTTCTACAAAATGCCAGCAATCCTGGAATTCGGTTTATACTTGGTGGCTCTTCTGTACTCAATTCTAAGAGGTATAATGAAGTGAATAAAATAGTTTTGATTCAACTAGTGGTCATTTCATGTTTAGTGTATTCCAAGTGGGCTTTCAATTTGATGTCCaatgccaataattttgagttgataGTTCCAGTTTTGTTCTTGTATTGATTGACTACAAAACTTGTTAGTGTTATGGATTTCTTAGCTATAGTCCtgtgttttatttgaatttgcAGGTTTATTAGGGACCTGGAAGAAGCTCAAAGGGTAGCTCGTTCGAACACCAGCATTGTTTGAAATCCATCCTGGCACAATTTgcattttaatatgtttttgttttgttgtttcaattatttgaaactataaaattaggattaattgaattctaaaatttgattaatttaaaaggatatttttgtctaatcaaataaaggaaagaaaagatgtttaagactttttataaaattaaataaaaaatatattttattttaatctaattGAAGGGGTGTATTAATAAAAGtggtgatataatatatatttaaaaaataaataaatactgatGTGAAAAGTAAATTTCACGTGGCTTGTTATTACTTGTccgtattttaaatatatcgGTACGTATGAATTTATCATTGTACCGGAGCAAACACCGTGATTAATTTAGTAGTTCACGAACATGTAATCGGAAGAAAGATACGCAAACATGATTAATTAGGTATGCCAATTCAGTTGTTAAAACATCACTTgacagcaaaaagaaaaatattaga from Arachis duranensis cultivar V14167 unplaced genomic scaffold, aradu.V14167.gnm2.J7QH unplaced_Scaffold_168599, whole genome shotgun sequence encodes the following:
- the LOC107472575 gene encoding vacuolar protein sorting-associated protein 45 homolog, with the translated sequence MGFKQKLMYQEESGLFDFRRTEVSPLLLVLDRRDDPVTPLLNQWTYQAMVHELIGIQDNKVDLKSIDKFSKDQEEVVLSSEQDSFFKANMYENFGDIGMNIKRLVDEFQQVSKSNQNIQTIEDMAKFVDNYPEYRKMHGNVSKHVTLVTEMSKIVQQRKLMTISQTEQELACNGGQGAAFEAVTNLLNDDSISDVDRLRLVMLYALRYEKDSPVQLMQLFNKLASRSAKYKSGLVQFLLKQAGVDKRTGDLFGNRDLMNIARNMARGLKGVENVYTQHQPLLFQTMESIVKGRLRDVDYPFVGNHFQQGRPQEVIIFIVGGTTYEESRCVVLQNASNPGIRFILGGSSVLNSKRFIRDLEEAQRVARSNTSIV